In one Brevibacterium sp. CBA3109 genomic region, the following are encoded:
- a CDS encoding TrkA family potassium uptake protein, whose protein sequence is MHFVIMGCGRVGASLAKALDANGHSVAVVDRNPDAFLKLGREFSGSTITGIGFDRETLSQAKTSDAYAFAAVSSGDNSNILAARVARETFGVVNVAARIYDPNRAQVFERLGIPTVPTVRWTADQVMRKLVPQGSITEFREPSGRLVLAEVHLDPGWVARPIREIETRTKARVAYVTRLSEGILAHEDLLLQDGDLVHLMCPVDGLGEIEKILDQPVRAMEEK, encoded by the coding sequence ATGCACTTCGTGATTATGGGCTGCGGCCGAGTCGGAGCGTCCTTGGCCAAAGCGCTCGATGCCAATGGGCACTCGGTGGCAGTCGTCGACCGCAACCCCGATGCGTTCCTCAAGCTCGGCAGGGAATTCAGCGGCTCCACAATCACGGGCATCGGGTTCGACCGCGAGACTCTCTCCCAGGCGAAGACTTCGGATGCCTACGCCTTCGCCGCCGTGTCCAGCGGCGACAATTCCAATATCCTCGCCGCGCGTGTCGCCAGGGAGACCTTCGGTGTGGTCAACGTCGCGGCCAGAATCTACGATCCTAACCGTGCTCAAGTGTTTGAACGTCTGGGCATTCCGACAGTTCCCACAGTGAGGTGGACGGCCGACCAAGTGATGCGCAAACTCGTTCCGCAGGGATCCATCACCGAATTCCGCGAACCCTCAGGCAGACTCGTGCTCGCCGAAGTCCATCTGGATCCCGGCTGGGTGGCCAGGCCGATCAGGGAGATCGAGACCAGGACCAAGGCGCGGGTCGCCTACGTCACCCGACTGTCCGAGGGCATCCTCGCTCACGAGGATCTGCTCCTCCAAGACGGGGACCTGGTCCATCTGATGTGTCCGGTGGACGGCCTCGGCGAGATCGAGAAGATACTGGACCAGCCGGTGCGAGCAATGGAGGAGAAATGA
- a CDS encoding TrkA family potassium uptake protein, which translates to MRVVIAGAGSVGRSVARELIDKKHEVLLIDQSKEALDHERIPGAEWLLSDACELAGLGEAKLEEADVVVAATGDDKTNLVLSLLAKTEFGVPRTVSRVNNPKNEWLFDENWGVDVAVSTPRLMTALVEEAVEVGGLVHLMSFERGQAGLMEFTVHESSGLVASRIGDIAFPLDTVLVAVIRNSRAFAPSSDDVIEAGDELFFLSSPDQQGALLELLQSPTQ; encoded by the coding sequence ATGAGAGTCGTCATCGCAGGGGCCGGGTCCGTCGGTCGTTCAGTGGCCCGGGAGCTCATCGACAAGAAGCACGAGGTCCTGCTCATCGATCAGAGCAAGGAGGCGCTGGACCATGAGCGGATACCAGGAGCCGAATGGCTGCTCTCGGATGCGTGCGAGCTGGCGGGATTGGGTGAGGCCAAACTCGAGGAGGCCGATGTTGTCGTCGCCGCGACTGGTGACGACAAGACCAATCTCGTTCTGTCTCTGCTGGCGAAGACGGAATTCGGTGTTCCGCGCACCGTTTCACGAGTCAACAACCCGAAGAACGAATGGCTCTTCGACGAGAATTGGGGCGTCGATGTGGCAGTGTCGACTCCACGTCTGATGACCGCATTGGTCGAGGAGGCCGTCGAGGTGGGCGGCCTTGTGCATCTGATGAGCTTCGAACGCGGTCAGGCGGGTCTGATGGAGTTCACAGTCCACGAGTCGTCTGGGCTCGTCGCCTCCCGAATCGGTGACATCGCGTTCCCGCTCGACACCGTGCTCGTCGCGGTCATTCGCAACTCGCGGGCATTCGCGCCCAGTTCCGATGACGTGATCGAGGCCGGAGACGAACTGTTCTTCCTCTCCTCACCGGATCAGCAGGGTGCCCTGCTCGAACTGCTGCAGTCTCCCACTCAATGA
- a CDS encoding OB-fold nucleic acid binding domain-containing protein: protein MLDLITRLVRDFGSRDAEARADLRLLSQIPGVVSVQDLAPRQMSRIAGVVSAVTQSCSGDSPRLHITVADGTGEVHAQFLGRREISGIRPGALIVLEGRFCAHDGALKAHNPVYELIHTRDDQE, encoded by the coding sequence ATGCTGGATCTCATCACACGCCTCGTGCGTGACTTCGGGTCGAGGGACGCCGAGGCGCGGGCCGATCTGAGACTGCTGTCCCAGATCCCCGGCGTCGTCAGCGTGCAGGACCTCGCCCCACGACAGATGTCGAGGATCGCTGGTGTCGTCAGTGCGGTGACGCAGTCATGCAGCGGTGACAGCCCCCGTCTGCACATCACCGTTGCCGATGGGACCGGGGAGGTCCACGCACAGTTCCTGGGCCGCCGAGAGATCAGCGGAATCAGGCCGGGAGCACTGATCGTCCTCGAAGGGCGCTTCTGCGCTCACGACGGGGCGCTGAAGGCCCACAATCCGGTCTACGAGCTGATCCACACCCGGGACGACCAGGAGTGA
- a CDS encoding DUF3710 domain-containing protein, whose protein sequence is MGLFSRFSKKSSDEKIDDTVDEERGVDDAVTNDTDAEDSTEADTDETDSSESADSADDQDVDELDEEAVLEKSAPYDRSEKGPFDAGEDFPELNRLDLGALKVPVVDGMQVRLDTDDDSQRVLAVTLIHEGGGIQLQAFATPRSEGLWNTVRNQLATGVASQGGEAAELHTSLGRELAVEVPAKTEDGRPGKRAMRFAGVDGPRWFVRAVFSGKAVTDEEIRSELSALFRGIIVDRGQEAMAPRELIVLTAPQVDADSETEDGDKDELNPFERGPEITEVR, encoded by the coding sequence ATGGGACTGTTCTCCCGATTCTCCAAGAAATCTTCCGATGAGAAGATCGACGACACCGTCGATGAGGAGCGCGGCGTCGATGACGCTGTGACAAATGACACCGACGCCGAAGACTCGACCGAAGCTGACACGGACGAGACCGACTCGAGCGAGTCTGCGGACTCGGCTGACGACCAAGACGTCGACGAGCTCGACGAGGAGGCCGTGCTCGAGAAGTCCGCTCCCTACGACCGTTCTGAGAAGGGCCCGTTCGACGCTGGCGAAGATTTCCCCGAGCTCAACAGGCTCGACCTGGGCGCTCTCAAGGTGCCCGTCGTCGACGGCATGCAGGTGCGCCTGGACACGGACGACGACTCGCAGCGGGTGCTGGCGGTGACACTCATCCATGAAGGCGGCGGAATCCAGCTGCAGGCCTTCGCGACACCACGGTCAGAAGGACTGTGGAACACCGTTCGCAATCAGTTGGCGACCGGAGTCGCATCACAAGGCGGCGAAGCTGCAGAGCTGCATACCTCGCTGGGCAGAGAACTGGCTGTCGAGGTTCCAGCCAAGACCGAGGACGGCCGACCAGGGAAGCGTGCCATGCGCTTCGCAGGAGTCGATGGGCCACGCTGGTTCGTCCGTGCGGTGTTCTCCGGCAAGGCCGTCACCGACGAAGAGATCCGGTCCGAACTCAGCGCACTCTTTCGTGGCATCATCGTCGACAGAGGACAAGAGGCGATGGCTCCGCGTGAGCTCATCGTGCTCACTGCCCCTCAGGTCGACGCAGATTCTGAGACTGAGGATGGGGACAAGGACGAGCTCAACCCGTTCGAACGCGGTCCGGAAATCACCGAGGTCCGCTGA
- the dut gene encoding dUTP diphosphatase, producing MVETLKIDLKLLDAGMTPPSYAHATDAGADLCSAIDFVLEPFERKVVPTGIAIALPVGSAGFVHPRSGLSSKHGVTVINAPGTIDAGYRGEIKVPLINLDAHTPLRVSRGDRIAQLVIQKIKQADFTLVDSLDDSDRGAGGFGSTGGVQAGLTEKEV from the coding sequence GTGGTAGAAACCCTGAAGATTGATCTCAAACTGCTCGACGCAGGCATGACTCCTCCCTCGTACGCACACGCGACCGATGCGGGTGCCGACCTGTGCTCGGCGATCGACTTCGTCCTCGAGCCATTCGAGCGGAAGGTCGTGCCCACCGGCATCGCGATCGCCCTGCCGGTCGGCTCCGCCGGATTCGTCCATCCTCGATCGGGACTCTCGAGCAAACACGGAGTCACTGTCATCAATGCTCCGGGCACGATCGACGCCGGTTATCGAGGCGAGATCAAGGTGCCGCTTATCAACCTCGATGCGCACACCCCTCTGCGCGTCTCGCGTGGAGACCGCATCGCCCAGCTCGTCATCCAAAAAATCAAACAAGCAGACTTCACCCTGGTCGACTCGCTGGACGACAGCGATCGCGGTGCAGGGGGCTTCGGCTCCACCGGTGGAGTACAAGCAGGCCTGACCGAGAAAGAGGTGTGA
- a CDS encoding DUF3093 domain-containing protein: MATTQPETRVVYTEKLGPSIGMWILIVIAAASTALMVFPVWTAGAIILPVVSFVLLAWWLRSLGISIIVTERQLYVGDAHIDRRYVTDATGYDAEDARAARGPGLDARAFLMLRPWAKCAVRIDIHDESDPTPYWLVSSKRPMELAEALRT, from the coding sequence ATGGCAACGACTCAACCCGAAACACGCGTGGTCTACACGGAAAAACTCGGCCCATCCATCGGCATGTGGATCCTCATTGTGATCGCCGCGGCTTCTACCGCTCTCATGGTCTTCCCGGTGTGGACGGCAGGCGCCATCATCCTTCCGGTGGTCAGCTTCGTGCTCCTGGCCTGGTGGCTGCGTTCGCTCGGGATCTCAATCATCGTCACCGAACGACAGCTCTACGTCGGTGACGCACATATCGATCGCCGGTACGTCACCGATGCCACCGGCTACGACGCCGAAGATGCACGGGCCGCCCGCGGGCCGGGTCTAGACGCTCGGGCCTTTCTCATGCTGCGCCCCTGGGCCAAGTGCGCGGTGCGGATCGACATCCACGATGAGTCTGACCCAACCCCCTACTGGCTGGTTTCGAGCAAGCGGCCAATGGAGCTCGCCGAGGCACTCAGGACCTGA
- a CDS encoding DUF4193 domain-containing protein, whose translation MATDYDAPRKQDDEIKSDSIEQLKASRSQAQASKIDEDETAVAEGFELPGADLSNEELSVRVLPKQNDEFTCMECFLVRHRSQLASEEGGVPICTDCAG comes from the coding sequence ATGGCAACGGATTACGACGCACCTCGTAAGCAAGACGATGAAATCAAAAGCGATTCGATTGAACAGCTGAAGGCTTCACGCTCGCAGGCGCAGGCTAGCAAGATTGACGAAGATGAGACCGCGGTTGCGGAAGGGTTCGAACTGCCCGGTGCGGACTTGTCGAACGAAGAGCTCTCCGTTCGAGTGCTGCCCAAGCAGAATGACGAGTTCACCTGCATGGAATGCTTCCTGGTTCGCCATCGCTCGCAGTTGGCCAGTGAAGAGGGTGGAGTCCCCATCTGCACGGACTGTGCTGGCTGA
- a CDS encoding ferrochelatase, producing MNKTAPIDALVLMSFGGPEAPEEVVPFLKNVTAGRGIPEERLEEVGEHYYGFGGKSPINDQNKALLQALREELDHREIETPIIWGNRNWEPYLTDELRAEAQSGRTRFLSIDTSAYSSYSSCRQYREDFAKTIGALSAEGMTVTIDKIRQFYNHPGYAEACALLLREGVADFTKQVGALDAEKHRILFVTHSIPNVMQDASAVETSGYRAQHEELMTHLLNGLPASEALPAELVYCSRSGSPEVPWLEPDVNDRMTELAADGVSGVILVPIGFISDHMEVAFDLDTEAKETAAELGFAFTRVATVGTHPLFVSGLVDLVEERIAQLRGDETTAPTIPGSTALVPGSGACSIECCRGRIERTTEPNWPA from the coding sequence GTGAATAAAACTGCACCCATTGACGCTCTCGTCCTCATGTCATTCGGGGGACCGGAGGCTCCAGAAGAAGTTGTCCCTTTCCTCAAGAACGTCACCGCCGGCCGCGGAATACCGGAGGAGCGACTCGAAGAAGTCGGTGAACATTACTACGGATTCGGCGGGAAGTCGCCCATCAACGATCAGAACAAGGCCCTCCTGCAGGCCTTGCGCGAAGAGCTCGACCATCGTGAGATCGAGACTCCGATCATCTGGGGCAATCGCAACTGGGAACCGTATCTGACCGACGAATTGCGTGCCGAGGCGCAGTCCGGGCGGACTCGTTTCCTGTCCATCGACACCTCGGCGTACTCGTCCTATTCATCCTGCCGCCAATATCGTGAGGACTTCGCCAAGACGATTGGCGCACTGTCAGCCGAGGGCATGACCGTCACGATCGACAAGATCCGGCAGTTCTACAACCACCCCGGCTATGCCGAGGCGTGTGCTCTCCTCCTGAGAGAGGGGGTCGCCGATTTCACGAAGCAGGTCGGTGCCCTTGATGCGGAGAAGCATCGGATCCTCTTCGTCACACATTCGATCCCCAACGTCATGCAGGACGCTTCCGCTGTGGAGACCAGCGGCTATCGCGCACAGCACGAAGAGCTCATGACCCACCTGTTGAATGGGTTGCCTGCGTCCGAGGCGCTTCCGGCAGAGCTGGTGTACTGCTCCCGTTCGGGGTCGCCAGAGGTTCCATGGCTCGAACCGGATGTCAACGATCGGATGACAGAACTTGCCGCAGATGGGGTCAGCGGTGTGATCCTCGTTCCGATCGGATTCATCTCCGATCACATGGAGGTCGCTTTCGACCTCGATACCGAGGCGAAGGAGACGGCTGCCGAACTCGGCTTCGCCTTCACCCGCGTTGCAACTGTCGGGACGCACCCACTGTTCGTATCGGGACTCGTTGACCTGGTCGAAGAGAGAATCGCACAGCTTCGCGGCGATGAGACGACTGCTCCGACTATTCCCGGCTCCACTGCGCTGGTTCCCGGCAGCGGTGCGTGCAGCATCGAGTGCTGTCGCGGACGCATCGAGCGGACTACCGAACCCAATTGGCCAGCCTGA
- the sepH gene encoding septation protein SepH: MRELILNGVDADGTHLLLNDENGLQYRLALDEALYAAVRKDRTTVKPETPVRPRDIQAMIRGGMSAEEVISSTGADIEQVRTYERPALAERAHTAYTASQHPIYSDHDPNGDPTPLVELCQTRLAMRDVDIETMDWDAWKQQDGNWYIQLSFTAADRTRTAGWNYYRRSLTPIDDEAKWLADSGPTDTGPIPNYGTGAQRQKNTEEIDAPTAPPTQTETSPAARDHQAETGRILENLRKRRRHEDDDEPRGRLRAVTEDPETHPQGAHTAPGRPEEATDDEVFAFEDPASVDPEEPQEPTQEVGRFDDENQLSLLNEPGVSEESNQFKDTESKAKSKKNSRASIPSWDEIMFGSKRD; encoded by the coding sequence ATGCGTGAACTGATCTTGAACGGAGTCGACGCCGACGGCACTCATCTGCTGCTGAACGACGAAAACGGGCTGCAGTATCGATTGGCTCTCGACGAAGCTCTGTACGCCGCTGTCCGCAAGGACCGCACCACAGTCAAGCCCGAGACCCCCGTACGCCCTCGCGACATCCAGGCGATGATCCGTGGCGGGATGAGTGCAGAGGAGGTCATCTCCTCCACGGGCGCCGATATCGAACAGGTCCGCACCTATGAGCGACCTGCTCTGGCCGAACGCGCACACACGGCGTACACAGCCAGTCAGCATCCGATCTATTCCGACCATGACCCCAATGGCGACCCGACTCCTCTGGTGGAACTGTGCCAGACTCGTCTGGCGATGCGCGACGTCGACATCGAAACGATGGACTGGGATGCGTGGAAGCAGCAGGACGGCAACTGGTACATCCAGCTCAGCTTCACCGCCGCGGATCGGACTCGCACGGCTGGATGGAACTACTACCGCCGGTCGTTGACTCCCATCGACGACGAGGCGAAATGGCTAGCCGATTCGGGACCTACCGACACCGGACCCATCCCGAACTACGGAACCGGTGCGCAACGCCAGAAGAACACCGAGGAGATCGACGCCCCGACCGCGCCTCCAACTCAGACCGAAACGTCTCCCGCTGCCCGGGACCACCAGGCAGAGACCGGGCGGATCTTGGAGAATCTGCGCAAACGTCGTCGTCATGAAGACGACGACGAGCCCCGTGGCAGGCTCCGCGCTGTCACCGAGGACCCGGAGACTCACCCTCAGGGCGCCCACACCGCGCCAGGACGGCCCGAAGAGGCCACCGATGACGAGGTCTTCGCATTCGAGGACCCGGCATCTGTCGACCCGGAAGAACCTCAGGAGCCGACACAAGAGGTCGGCAGATTCGACGATGAGAATCAGCTGTCCCTGCTCAATGAACCTGGTGTCAGTGAAGAATCGAATCAGTTCAAGGACACGGAGTCGAAAGCGAAGTCGAAGAAGAACAGTCGCGCATCGATCCCCAGCTGGGACGAGATCATGTTCGGCTCGAAGCGCGACTGA
- the cydC gene encoding thiol reductant ABC exporter subunit CydC, whose amino-acid sequence MKSPLRILLELPGGQRGFCLSLFSALSRAVGIVLIAEALVRLIVGSSPVAVWAVLGLLGAALRGASLWTDHSLGTSLAAAHKQRLRFSILRSLLTGPGQPRMNTAVTVTRGIDDLDDYFTTVVPALSAAAVVPLTLLIRILFTDVLSAIIIALCLPMVPVFMILIGRFTEASTAASTTALERLSDHLAELAEGLPVLIGLGRSKDHARALRTLGEKYHSANLATLRIAFLSSLALELIATISVALVAVVIGLRLVSGTMDLSSGLFVLLLAPECFTPLRELGAGYHASENGREARDRAHALIAGTDSASRKGFDCDDAARDDAAGAQHRVIYPNGTTIEWNGDFPTAPGITAVRGASGAGKSTILAALTGQLPDRATTTTTPHRVAFVPQSPRIFGATIGAELDAYGLPHSQQGTALRGARLPEDSMLSTSALSPGQLRRLAFVRVVHLVEGEAEALVLDEPTAHLDDDNAAIIIDMIVEAAARVRVVLASHDDRVVALAEDEIVPRKTSVSTHAAASVQERGQDAASDADLRNRAAAATLADPATHADPATHADPAVGTVPAVPSGLVPTGRSQSADMVSEDHSSSIKVQIATLRRRWSLLRSSMPLVTPNMMIALLASCASSLAAIALTAVSAWLIVEASYQPPIMILMVAIVGVRFFGLSRSVLLYLSRLKLHSAIFASLGRLRSRLWEHFAAVGMGDRKLLTSDAALRTMVSDADDVRDLIPRTLFAPVASCLVFLAVLIAAWALDPTTLPVFLGLGALNLVLLPAAVIRSESGLARRVRTVRNRILSVLARALNAKTDLRANRADGTVLTVLSREEQELQRAQRRSSHHLGFAQLWLQLSTVGAAMLIAMTSSAPTEIRAVVVLIALGSADVFSQSLLAFRALPTLGAVLDRIPALSPAPSGPPAGDHSGKHPDATALTGLELEGITVGWEASPVVEHVDLRAQRGRWTVLHGDSGTGKSTMLSVLLRFLDPWSGSYRAEDEAGHETDVLGLTPADLAGRIAWCPQEAHIFRSTVRGNLAIARREAPTSEEMCAALTSAGLGEWADQAGLDLWVGDHGAEVSGGQRQRLAVARTLLSGAEVLVLDEPTAHLDDEMAHRLVNDLRKSLGSHAVVMVTHDRSLIADDDRLVELGGELSRASSRT is encoded by the coding sequence ATGAAGTCCCCGCTGCGGATTCTGCTCGAACTGCCGGGTGGCCAGCGCGGGTTTTGTCTCTCTCTGTTCAGCGCTCTGTCGCGCGCAGTCGGCATCGTACTCATCGCCGAGGCTCTGGTGCGATTGATCGTCGGCTCCAGCCCCGTCGCGGTCTGGGCGGTGCTGGGGCTTCTGGGAGCGGCACTGCGGGGGGCGAGCCTCTGGACGGACCACAGTCTGGGGACATCCCTGGCCGCCGCGCACAAACAGCGGCTGAGGTTTTCGATTCTGAGGTCGCTGCTCACCGGGCCCGGCCAGCCGCGAATGAACACCGCAGTCACCGTCACACGCGGCATCGACGACCTCGACGACTACTTCACGACCGTGGTGCCGGCGCTGAGTGCCGCAGCGGTGGTTCCCCTGACACTGCTGATACGAATCCTCTTCACCGATGTCCTCTCCGCGATCATCATCGCGCTGTGCCTGCCGATGGTGCCGGTCTTCATGATTCTCATCGGCCGATTCACCGAGGCTTCAACGGCCGCCAGCACCACAGCTCTCGAGCGTCTGTCCGATCACCTCGCCGAGCTGGCAGAAGGACTACCCGTGCTCATCGGGCTCGGGCGTTCCAAAGACCACGCACGTGCCCTGCGCACCTTGGGAGAGAAATACCACAGCGCCAACCTCGCCACGCTGCGCATCGCATTCCTCTCGAGCCTCGCCCTCGAACTCATCGCCACGATTTCCGTGGCCCTGGTCGCCGTCGTCATCGGGCTGCGACTCGTCTCCGGAACCATGGACTTGAGTTCCGGGCTCTTCGTCCTGCTTCTGGCTCCTGAGTGCTTCACTCCGCTGCGTGAACTCGGGGCTGGCTACCATGCCAGCGAGAACGGTCGTGAGGCACGCGATCGTGCCCATGCGCTGATCGCAGGCACAGACAGTGCGTCACGGAAAGGGTTCGACTGCGACGATGCGGCTCGTGACGATGCCGCAGGCGCCCAGCACCGCGTCATCTACCCGAACGGAACGACGATCGAGTGGAACGGTGACTTCCCGACCGCTCCCGGCATCACGGCAGTTCGGGGTGCCTCGGGCGCAGGAAAATCGACGATTCTGGCAGCGCTGACCGGGCAGCTGCCCGACCGGGCCACAACCACAACGACACCGCACCGGGTCGCATTCGTCCCTCAGAGTCCACGTATCTTCGGTGCGACGATCGGCGCTGAGCTCGACGCCTACGGTCTCCCGCACTCACAGCAGGGGACTGCTCTGCGCGGAGCCCGTCTGCCCGAGGACTCGATGCTGTCGACGTCTGCGCTGAGTCCCGGCCAGCTTCGTCGACTCGCATTCGTCCGGGTGGTGCACCTGGTTGAGGGCGAGGCCGAGGCACTCGTCCTCGACGAACCGACCGCTCACCTCGATGATGACAACGCTGCGATCATCATCGACATGATCGTCGAGGCGGCAGCACGTGTGCGTGTCGTCCTAGCCAGCCATGATGACCGGGTAGTCGCACTGGCTGAGGACGAGATCGTCCCCAGAAAGACCAGTGTGAGCACGCACGCAGCAGCGTCAGTGCAGGAGCGTGGCCAGGACGCAGCTTCGGACGCGGATCTGCGGAATCGTGCTGCGGCAGCGACGCTCGCCGACCCAGCGACACACGCCGACCCAGCGACACACGCCGACCCCGCTGTGGGCACCGTGCCGGCGGTACCCTCGGGCCTTGTCCCGACGGGCAGATCACAGAGCGCGGACATGGTGAGCGAGGACCACAGTTCGTCAATAAAGGTACAGATCGCGACGCTACGTCGCCGATGGTCGCTCCTGCGGTCGAGCATGCCACTTGTGACCCCGAACATGATGATTGCTCTGCTCGCGTCCTGCGCCTCCAGCCTGGCTGCGATCGCGCTGACCGCAGTCTCCGCGTGGCTCATCGTCGAAGCTTCCTACCAGCCTCCCATCATGATTCTCATGGTTGCCATCGTCGGTGTGCGGTTCTTCGGGCTGAGCCGATCAGTGCTGCTCTACCTCAGTCGCCTCAAACTGCACTCGGCGATCTTCGCATCGTTGGGCCGACTGCGCTCTCGTCTCTGGGAGCACTTCGCAGCGGTCGGTATGGGGGATCGGAAGCTGCTGACCTCGGATGCCGCACTGCGCACCATGGTCTCCGATGCTGATGACGTTCGGGATCTGATTCCGCGGACTCTGTTCGCTCCTGTCGCCTCATGCCTGGTTTTCCTTGCCGTGCTCATCGCCGCCTGGGCCCTCGATCCTACGACGCTGCCGGTGTTTCTGGGCCTCGGCGCTCTCAACCTGGTTCTGCTGCCAGCGGCAGTGATCAGGAGTGAAAGCGGCCTCGCCCGCCGCGTCCGAACTGTCCGCAACCGGATACTCTCTGTCCTGGCACGCGCGTTGAATGCCAAAACAGACCTGCGGGCGAATCGAGCAGACGGCACGGTGCTCACGGTGCTCAGTCGCGAAGAGCAGGAGCTGCAGCGTGCTCAACGTCGCTCCTCACACCACTTGGGCTTCGCGCAGCTCTGGCTGCAGCTGAGCACGGTGGGCGCTGCAATGCTCATTGCGATGACATCGTCGGCGCCGACCGAGATCCGGGCCGTCGTCGTTCTCATCGCACTGGGCTCTGCAGATGTCTTCTCACAGTCTCTGCTTGCATTTCGTGCGCTGCCGACCCTCGGTGCTGTCCTCGATCGCATCCCCGCTTTGTCACCCGCCCCGTCGGGTCCTCCGGCCGGCGATCACAGTGGCAAACATCCCGACGCGACGGCGCTTACTGGCCTCGAGCTCGAAGGCATCACTGTCGGGTGGGAGGCCAGTCCAGTCGTCGAGCATGTGGATCTGCGAGCTCAGAGAGGTCGATGGACCGTCCTGCATGGCGACAGCGGCACCGGAAAATCGACGATGCTGAGCGTGCTGCTGCGCTTCCTGGACCCGTGGTCAGGCTCCTACCGAGCCGAAGACGAGGCAGGCCACGAGACGGACGTGCTCGGTCTGACACCAGCGGACCTTGCCGGCAGAATCGCCTGGTGCCCGCAGGAGGCACATATCTTCCGGTCGACGGTGAGGGGCAATCTGGCGATCGCGCGCAGAGAGGCGCCCACCAGCGAGGAGATGTGCGCGGCGTTGACCAGCGCGGGCTTGGGCGAATGGGCTGATCAAGCCGGCCTCGACCTCTGGGTCGGCGATCACGGAGCAGAGGTCTCCGGAGGGCAGCGTCAGCGTCTGGCCGTGGCCAGGACGCTGCTGAGCGGAGCTGAAGTGCTCGTGCTCGATGAACCGACGGCGCACCTCGACGATGAGATGGCACACCGGTTGGTGAATGATCTGCGGAAGAGCCTGGGCTCACACGCCGTTGTGATGGTCACTCATGATCGCAGTCTGATCGCAGACGACGATCGACTGGTCGAGTTGGGTGGCGAACTCAGTCGCGCTTCGAGCCGAACATGA
- the cydB gene encoding cytochrome d ubiquinol oxidase subunit II — MEILATIWFVLIIVLWMGYLFLDGFDLGVGMLMPVLSRTERQKRVLLNTIGPTWDGNEVWLITAAGATFAAFPHWYASLFSALYIPLTLCLLALIFRAVAIEYRGKGHSQAWKSFWTWAMAAGSAGIAFFIGAMLAITSSGLPLNSNGDIVGGAFAWMGWPAVFGGLGGVGFALVHGLIFLGLKTQGDIREKAQRWARRLLLPASIGFLVWFGLSIAQRPWLVAVVVAAVIALGAAYFAVRSGAEKAAFVLHGIYLVSGLFAVFAGAYPNVLPSTLDSANSLTIASASSSDYTLTVMLVVTAICLPIIIGYQIFSYRMFLGRIAETHIPEAHRVPVAIRS, encoded by the coding sequence ATGGAAATTCTTGCCACGATCTGGTTCGTCCTCATCATCGTGCTGTGGATGGGGTACCTGTTCCTCGACGGCTTCGACCTCGGAGTCGGAATGCTGATGCCGGTGCTGAGCCGGACCGAACGGCAGAAGCGGGTGCTGCTCAACACGATCGGGCCGACCTGGGACGGCAACGAGGTATGGCTGATCACCGCGGCCGGGGCGACCTTCGCCGCCTTCCCACACTGGTATGCCTCCCTGTTCAGCGCCCTCTACATACCGCTGACACTGTGTCTGCTGGCATTGATCTTCCGCGCCGTCGCCATCGAATACCGCGGCAAGGGACACAGCCAGGCGTGGAAGTCCTTCTGGACCTGGGCGATGGCAGCCGGATCGGCTGGAATCGCGTTCTTCATCGGTGCCATGCTCGCCATCACCTCCAGCGGACTGCCGCTGAATAGCAACGGGGACATCGTGGGTGGGGCCTTCGCCTGGATGGGGTGGCCTGCAGTCTTCGGTGGTCTGGGAGGGGTCGGCTTCGCCCTCGTCCACGGCCTCATCTTCCTGGGTCTGAAGACGCAGGGTGACATACGAGAGAAGGCGCAGCGCTGGGCCCGGAGGCTGCTGTTGCCCGCCTCGATCGGCTTCCTCGTCTGGTTCGGCCTCTCCATCGCCCAGCGCCCGTGGCTTGTCGCCGTGGTCGTTGCAGCGGTGATCGCTCTGGGGGCGGCGTACTTTGCTGTGCGTTCCGGGGCGGAGAAGGCAGCCTTCGTGCTGCACGGGATCTACCTGGTGTCCGGGCTCTTCGCTGTGTTCGCCGGAGCCTATCCCAACGTGCTGCCGTCAACTCTGGACTCGGCGAACTCGCTGACCATCGCCTCGGCGTCCTCGTCGGATTACACCCTCACCGTGATGCTGGTGGTGACCGCGATCTGCCTGCCGATCATCATCGGCTACCAGATTTTCAGCTATCGCATGTTCCTGGGCAGGATTGCCGAGACGCACATCCCCGAGGCACACCGTGTGCCGGTGGCGATCAGATCATGA